A section of the Lepus europaeus isolate LE1 chromosome 19, mLepTim1.pri, whole genome shotgun sequence genome encodes:
- the ACD gene encoding adrenocortical dysplasia protein homolog isoform X3, whose product MAGSGSLVLRPWIRELILGSELLSSPRAGQLLKVLQDAEAPGPSRAPNVSDVETTLLVSDGTHSVRCLVTREALDTSDWEEKEFGFRGAEGRLLLLRNCRVCIQVSEGGMPAEFYLQVNRFSLLPTEQPRVWVMDCHQDSDVQKKLYDCLEDHLSECTSSNTGLSLSQLLDEVQEDQEHRGALVRLAESCLVLAGPCAAPSLTRWAASRCRALEETVYTVPSLLLHIPENEQQVLSSLGPGQRPQGLLVLTASQLVRVERAGPTAIPYFPGTPVLPNHVPSHKGDTSTSLQPALPSATPDPVQEDNSQPLPAHCSAASPTLLPSSPPSSQAGSCSLLTCTPSLSPLSHVPLQHQAPVTRAQKPSLEFRELGLSTKNQQPSPRSRSTKGTQESCPVWAPPTRHRDGSAFQYKYQPPCSSLCAQVQATRLPPQLMAWALHFLTEPQLESEVTQV is encoded by the exons ATGGCAGGCTCGGGGAGCCTGGTCCTGAGGCCATGGATTCGAGAGCTGATCCTGGGGTCAGAGTTACTCTCAAGTCCACGGGCCGGGCAGCTGCTGAAG GTACTGCAGGACGCCGAGGCCCCGGGCCCATCCCGCGCCCCTAACGTGTCTGACGTCGAGACTACGCTGCTTGTGTCCGACGGGACCCACAGTGTCCGATGCCTGGTGACGCGGGAGGCGCTGGACACCTCGGACTG GGAAGAGAAGGAATTCGGATTCCGCGGAGCCGAGggccggctgctgctgctgcggaaCTGCAGGGTCTGCATCCAGGTCTCGGAGGGCGGCATG CCTGCGGAGTTTTACCTCCAGGTGAACCGCTTCAGCCTGCTGCCCACAGAGCAGCCCCGGGTGTGGGTGATGGATTG CCACCAGGACTCAGATGTGCAGAAAAAGCTCTATGACTGCCTTGA GGACCACCTTTCAGAGTGTACCTCTTCCAACACGG GCCTGTCCCTGTCTCAGCTTTTGGATGAGGTGCAGGAGGACCAGGAGCATCGGGGTGCGCTCGTTCGGTTGGCCGAGAGCTGCCTGGTGCTGGCAGGCCCCTGTGCAGCACCCTCTCTCACCCGCTGGGCTGCCTCACGCTGCAGGGCCCTG GAGGAAACCGTGTACACTGTCCCCAGCCTGTTGCTGCACATCCCCGAGAATGAGCAGCAAGTTCTGAGCTCTCTGGGCCCAGGTCAGAGGCCACAAG GCCTGCTGGTCCTCACAGCCTCTCAGCTGGTGCGAGTGGAGAGGGCTGGGCCTACAGCCATTCCCTACTTCCCAGGGACACCTGTGTTACCCAACCACGTGCCATCACACAAAGGTGATACCAGCACCAGTcttcagcctgccctgccctcggCTACTCCAGACCCAGTGCAAGAGGACAAcagccagcccctgccagcccacTGCTCAGCTGCTAGCCCCACACTTCTTCCCAGCTCCCCACCATCCAGCCAAGCAGGCAGTTGCTCACTCCTGACCTGTACTCCCAGTCTCTCACCCCTTAGTCATGTCCCCCTTCAACACCAGGCCCCTGTGACCAGGGCCCAGAAACCTAGCCTGGAGTTCAGGGAGCTAGGTCTGTCCACCAAGAACCAACAGCCTTCTCCAAGGAGCAGATCCACCAAGGGGACCCAGGAGTCCTGTCCTGTGTGG GCTCCTCCAACAAGGCATCGTGATGGTTCTGCCTTCCAATATAAGTACCAGCCACCCTGTTCCTCCCTGTGTGCCCAGGTCCAAGCCACCAG GCTCCCTCCCCAGCTCATGGCCTGGGCCTTGCACTTTCTGACAGAGCCCCAGCTGGAGTCCGAAGTAACCCAGGTGTGA
- the PARD6A gene encoding partitioning defective 6 homolog alpha isoform X1 yields MARPQRTPARSPDSIVEVKSKFDAEFRRFALPRASVSGFQEFSRLLRAVHQIPGLDVLLGYTDAHGDLLPLTNDDSLHRALASGPPPLRLLVQKRAEADSTGLAFASNSLQRRKKGLLLRPVAPLRTRPPLLISLPRDFRQVSSVIDVDLLPETHRRVRLHKHGSDRPLGFYIRDGMSMRVAPQGLERVPGIFISRLVRGGLAESTGLLAVSDEILEVNGIEVAGKTLDQVTDMMVANSHNLIVTVKPANQRNNVVRGASGRLTGPSPVRPGPAEPDSDEDSSDLVTENRQPPCSNGLSQGPPCWDLDPSCLLPGAHNSLLSLDDREQAGSGWGSGTRGDGSGFSL; encoded by the exons atGGCCAGGCCGCAGAGGACTCCGGCGCGCAGCCCCGACAGCATCGTCGAGGTGAAGAGCAAA TTTGATGCCGAGTTCCGACGCTTCGCGCTGCCCCGCGCTTCGGTGAGCGGCTTCCAGGAGTTCTCGCGGTTGCTGCGTGCGGTGCACCAGATCCCGGGGCTGGACGTGCTGCTTGGCTATACGGATGCTCACGGTGACCTGCTTCCCCTCACCAACGACGACAGCCTGCACCGGGCCCTGGCCAGTGGGCCCCCGCCGCTGCGCCTACTGGTGCAGAAGCGGG CAGAAGCTGACTCCACTGGCCTAGCTTTTGCCTCCAACTCTCTGCAGCGGCGCAAGAAAGGGCTCCTGCTGCGGCCCGTGGCACCCCTGCGCACCCGGCCTCCCCTGCTAATCAGCCTGCCCCGAGATTTCCGCCAGGTCTCCTCGGTCATAGATGTGGACCTACTGCCTGAGACGCACCGGCGGGTGCGGCTGCACAAGCACGGCTCCGACCGGCCCCTGGGCTTCTACATCAGAGATGGCATGAGCATGCGTGTGGCACCCCAGGGCCTGGAGCGGGTTCCGGGCATCTTCATCTCACGCCTGGTACGTGGGGGCCTGGCTGAGAGTACAGGGCTGCTGGCGGTCAGCGATGAGATCCTCGAGGTCAATGGCATTGAGGTGGCTGGGAAGACCTTGGACCAAGTGACAGACATGATGGTTGCCAACAGCCACAACCTCATTGTCACTGTCAAGCCTGCCAACCAGCGCAACAACGTGGTGCGAGGGGCCTCTGGGCGTCTGACAGGGCCTTCCCCTGTACGGCCTGGGCCTGCTGAGCCAGACAGTGATGAGGACAGCAGCGACCTGGTCACTGAGAACCGCCAGCCTCCCTGTTCCAATGGGCTGTCTCAGGGGCCCCCATGCTGGGACTTGGACCCCAGCTGCCTCCTTCCTGGTGCCCACAACTCTCTGCTCTCCCTGGATGACCGGGAGCAGGCTGGCTCTGGCTGGGGGAGCGGCACGCGAGGAGATGGCAGTGGCTTCAGCCTCTGA
- the ACD gene encoding adrenocortical dysplasia protein homolog isoform X2 has product MAGSGSLVLRPWIRELILGSELLSSPRAGQLLKVLQDAEAPGPSRAPNVSDVETTLLVSDGTHSVRCLVTREALDTSDWEEKEFGFRGAEGRLLLLRNCRVCIQVSEGGMVSSKAALDGLLPVLSFTTPETTPELLQPAEFYLQVNRFSLLPTEQPRVWVMDCHQDSDVQKKLYDCLEDHLSECTSSNTGLSLSQLLDEVQEDQEHRGALVRLAESCLVLAGPCAAPSLTRWAASRCRALEETVYTVPSLLLHIPENEQQVLSSLGPGQRPQGTPVLPNHVPSHKGDTSTSLQPALPSATPDPVQEDNSQPLPAHCSAASPTLLPSSPPSSQAGSCSLLTCTPSLSPLSHVPLQHQAPVTRAQKPSLEFRELGLSTKNQQPSPRSRSTKGTQESCPVWAPPTRHRDGSAFQYKYQPPCSSLCAQVQATRLPPQLMAWALHFLTEPQLESEVTQV; this is encoded by the exons ATGGCAGGCTCGGGGAGCCTGGTCCTGAGGCCATGGATTCGAGAGCTGATCCTGGGGTCAGAGTTACTCTCAAGTCCACGGGCCGGGCAGCTGCTGAAG GTACTGCAGGACGCCGAGGCCCCGGGCCCATCCCGCGCCCCTAACGTGTCTGACGTCGAGACTACGCTGCTTGTGTCCGACGGGACCCACAGTGTCCGATGCCTGGTGACGCGGGAGGCGCTGGACACCTCGGACTG GGAAGAGAAGGAATTCGGATTCCGCGGAGCCGAGggccggctgctgctgctgcggaaCTGCAGGGTCTGCATCCAGGTCTCGGAGGGCGGCATGGTGAGTAGTAAGGCTGCCCTGGACGGGTTACTGCCCGTGCTCTCCTTCACAACTCCTGAGACCACCCCTGAACTCCTCCAGCCTGCGGAGTTTTACCTCCAGGTGAACCGCTTCAGCCTGCTGCCCACAGAGCAGCCCCGGGTGTGGGTGATGGATTG CCACCAGGACTCAGATGTGCAGAAAAAGCTCTATGACTGCCTTGA GGACCACCTTTCAGAGTGTACCTCTTCCAACACGG GCCTGTCCCTGTCTCAGCTTTTGGATGAGGTGCAGGAGGACCAGGAGCATCGGGGTGCGCTCGTTCGGTTGGCCGAGAGCTGCCTGGTGCTGGCAGGCCCCTGTGCAGCACCCTCTCTCACCCGCTGGGCTGCCTCACGCTGCAGGGCCCTG GAGGAAACCGTGTACACTGTCCCCAGCCTGTTGCTGCACATCCCCGAGAATGAGCAGCAAGTTCTGAGCTCTCTGGGCCCAGGTCAGAGGCCACAAG GGACACCTGTGTTACCCAACCACGTGCCATCACACAAAGGTGATACCAGCACCAGTcttcagcctgccctgccctcggCTACTCCAGACCCAGTGCAAGAGGACAAcagccagcccctgccagcccacTGCTCAGCTGCTAGCCCCACACTTCTTCCCAGCTCCCCACCATCCAGCCAAGCAGGCAGTTGCTCACTCCTGACCTGTACTCCCAGTCTCTCACCCCTTAGTCATGTCCCCCTTCAACACCAGGCCCCTGTGACCAGGGCCCAGAAACCTAGCCTGGAGTTCAGGGAGCTAGGTCTGTCCACCAAGAACCAACAGCCTTCTCCAAGGAGCAGATCCACCAAGGGGACCCAGGAGTCCTGTCCTGTGTGG GCTCCTCCAACAAGGCATCGTGATGGTTCTGCCTTCCAATATAAGTACCAGCCACCCTGTTCCTCCCTGTGTGCCCAGGTCCAAGCCACCAG GCTCCCTCCCCAGCTCATGGCCTGGGCCTTGCACTTTCTGACAGAGCCCCAGCTGGAGTCCGAAGTAACCCAGGTGTGA
- the ACD gene encoding adrenocortical dysplasia protein homolog isoform X1 has protein sequence MAGSGSLVLRPWIRELILGSELLSSPRAGQLLKVLQDAEAPGPSRAPNVSDVETTLLVSDGTHSVRCLVTREALDTSDWEEKEFGFRGAEGRLLLLRNCRVCIQVSEGGMVSSKAALDGLLPVLSFTTPETTPELLQPAEFYLQVNRFSLLPTEQPRVWVMDCHQDSDVQKKLYDCLEDHLSECTSSNTGLSLSQLLDEVQEDQEHRGALVRLAESCLVLAGPCAAPSLTRWAASRCRALEETVYTVPSLLLHIPENEQQVLSSLGPGQRPQGLLVLTASQLVRVERAGPTAIPYFPGTPVLPNHVPSHKGDTSTSLQPALPSATPDPVQEDNSQPLPAHCSAASPTLLPSSPPSSQAGSCSLLTCTPSLSPLSHVPLQHQAPVTRAQKPSLEFRELGLSTKNQQPSPRSRSTKGTQESCPVWAPPTRHRDGSAFQYKYQPPCSSLCAQVQATRLPPQLMAWALHFLTEPQLESEVTQV, from the exons ATGGCAGGCTCGGGGAGCCTGGTCCTGAGGCCATGGATTCGAGAGCTGATCCTGGGGTCAGAGTTACTCTCAAGTCCACGGGCCGGGCAGCTGCTGAAG GTACTGCAGGACGCCGAGGCCCCGGGCCCATCCCGCGCCCCTAACGTGTCTGACGTCGAGACTACGCTGCTTGTGTCCGACGGGACCCACAGTGTCCGATGCCTGGTGACGCGGGAGGCGCTGGACACCTCGGACTG GGAAGAGAAGGAATTCGGATTCCGCGGAGCCGAGggccggctgctgctgctgcggaaCTGCAGGGTCTGCATCCAGGTCTCGGAGGGCGGCATGGTGAGTAGTAAGGCTGCCCTGGACGGGTTACTGCCCGTGCTCTCCTTCACAACTCCTGAGACCACCCCTGAACTCCTCCAGCCTGCGGAGTTTTACCTCCAGGTGAACCGCTTCAGCCTGCTGCCCACAGAGCAGCCCCGGGTGTGGGTGATGGATTG CCACCAGGACTCAGATGTGCAGAAAAAGCTCTATGACTGCCTTGA GGACCACCTTTCAGAGTGTACCTCTTCCAACACGG GCCTGTCCCTGTCTCAGCTTTTGGATGAGGTGCAGGAGGACCAGGAGCATCGGGGTGCGCTCGTTCGGTTGGCCGAGAGCTGCCTGGTGCTGGCAGGCCCCTGTGCAGCACCCTCTCTCACCCGCTGGGCTGCCTCACGCTGCAGGGCCCTG GAGGAAACCGTGTACACTGTCCCCAGCCTGTTGCTGCACATCCCCGAGAATGAGCAGCAAGTTCTGAGCTCTCTGGGCCCAGGTCAGAGGCCACAAG GCCTGCTGGTCCTCACAGCCTCTCAGCTGGTGCGAGTGGAGAGGGCTGGGCCTACAGCCATTCCCTACTTCCCAGGGACACCTGTGTTACCCAACCACGTGCCATCACACAAAGGTGATACCAGCACCAGTcttcagcctgccctgccctcggCTACTCCAGACCCAGTGCAAGAGGACAAcagccagcccctgccagcccacTGCTCAGCTGCTAGCCCCACACTTCTTCCCAGCTCCCCACCATCCAGCCAAGCAGGCAGTTGCTCACTCCTGACCTGTACTCCCAGTCTCTCACCCCTTAGTCATGTCCCCCTTCAACACCAGGCCCCTGTGACCAGGGCCCAGAAACCTAGCCTGGAGTTCAGGGAGCTAGGTCTGTCCACCAAGAACCAACAGCCTTCTCCAAGGAGCAGATCCACCAAGGGGACCCAGGAGTCCTGTCCTGTGTGG GCTCCTCCAACAAGGCATCGTGATGGTTCTGCCTTCCAATATAAGTACCAGCCACCCTGTTCCTCCCTGTGTGCCCAGGTCCAAGCCACCAG GCTCCCTCCCCAGCTCATGGCCTGGGCCTTGCACTTTCTGACAGAGCCCCAGCTGGAGTCCGAAGTAACCCAGGTGTGA
- the ENKD1 gene encoding enkurin domain-containing protein 1, translating into MCEGPSRISGPIPPDPTLCPDYYRRPASAQGRLEGNALKPDATPPRGPRIRPGGREILERGWRGVGGVLLQLEGVSLSPRVPPKRKDPKDHEKENLRRIKEIQRRFREQGQPQPLKALWRSPKYDKVESRVKAQLQEPGPASGTESTNFLRAHSRCGPGLPPTRVPSPQLSPQGPKTKGPGLGVDFISHNARAAKKAPRRHSRSLQVLAQVLEQQQQAQERYNATQKGHVPQYLLERRDLWRREAEARRLGQPDPSMPPGHTLMPESQRLETLDSLLQSQSQLLRELILLPAGADSLKAQGHRAELDRKLAQVEEAIKIFSQPKVFVKMDA; encoded by the exons ATGTGCGAGGGCCCGTCCCGCATCTCGGGGCCCATCCCCCCAGACCCCACGCTCTGCCCAGACTACTACCGGCGGCCGGCCTCAG CCCAGGGGCGCCTCGAAGGAAACGCGCTGAAGCCGGACGCCACCCCACCCCGCGGGCCCCGCATCAGGCCCGGAGGCCGAGAGATCTTGGAGCGCGGCTGGCGCGGCGTAGGGGGCGTGCTGCTGCAGCTCGAGGGGGTCTCCCTCAGTCCGCGGGTCCCGCCCAAGA GGAAGGACCCTAAAGACCATGAGAAGGAGAACCTGAGGCGGATCAAGGAGATCCAGAGACGCTTCCGggagcagggccagccccagccgctgAAGGCTCTGTGGCGCTCACCCAAGTATGACAAGGTGGAGTCTCGAGTCAAGGCCCAGCTGCAG gagcctggccctgcctctgggaCAGAGTCTACCAACTTCCTACGGGCGCACTCCCGCTGCGGCCCTGGCCTCCCACCAACTCGTGTCCCCAGTCCCCAGCTAAGCCCACAAGGTCCCAAAACTAAG gggccaggcctgggtgtGGACTTCATTAGTCACAATGCACGAGCTGCCAAGAAGGCCCCCCGGCGCCATTCCCGCTCGCTGCAGGTCCTGGCACAGGTGctagagcagcagcagcaagcccaGGAGCGCTACAATGCCACGCAGAAAGGCCACGTGCCCCAATA CTTGTTGGAGCGCAGGGATCTGTGGCGGCGGGAGGCTGAGGCCCGCAGGCTTGGCCAGCCGGATCCCAGCATGCCCCCTGGGCACACTCTCATGCCTGAGAGCCAGCGGCTGGAGACGTTGGACAGTCTGCTCCAGA GCCAGAGCCAGCTGCTGCGGGAGCTAATACTGCTGCCTGCTGGGGCAGACTCACTGAAGGCCCAGGGTCACCGtgcagagctggaccggaagctcGCGCAGGTAGAGGAGGCCATCAAGATCTTTTCCCAGCCCAAAGTCTTTGTGAAGATGGATGCCTGA
- the C19H16orf86 gene encoding uncharacterized protein C16orf86 homolog: MASAGVERPPGAQEGVAMGSTQLVKAPSGRSECPVMEAQCLVPAYEACRTPGADRCPRGHASEPELQEQGLKPEVEAPEERGPRPLASPMRPGHGPKRKVEAELSPGLLLQREESEGSQSEPSPSPKQHKKAKKRKSLAAPVLAAMASTVPAPSEALGPEPLAPPWALAGKAQRLRPLYQYINYCNPELNQAGEGDKEAKAEPQPEAELALVPEEAGVEQLQALLPVPGELGSGLAVPCLDALLAPTPAPAPIGEGAGEEPAGLPSVAATACLKAEVDKSAQVDIDKMLSVCTAPLVPPLSPQYK; this comes from the exons ATGGCCTCGGCAGGGGTGGAGAGGccgccaggagcccaggaaggggTGGCCATGGGGTCCACACAGCTCGTGAAGGCACCCAGTGGCCGCTCCGAG TGTCCAGTGATGGAAGCTCAGTGCCTGGTGCCAGCCTACGAGGCCTGCAGGACCCCAGGTGCAGACAGGTGTCCAAGAGGACATGCCTCAGAGCCAGAGCTCCAGGAGCAAGGGCTCAAGCCGGAGGTGGAAGCACCAGAGGAGAGAGGCCCCAGGCCTTTGGCCTCCCCCATGAGGCCTGGTCATGGGCCCAAGAGGAA GGTCGAAGCTGAGCTGTCACCAGGGCTACTGCTGCAGAGGGAGGAGTCGGAGGGAAGCCAGAGTGAGCCCTCACCATCCCCCAAACAGCACAAGAAAGCAAAGAAGCGCAAGAGTCTTGCGGCTCCTGTgctggccgccatggccagcacagtACCTGCCCCCTCAGAGGCCTTGGGACCAGAGC CCCTTGCCCCGCCCTGGGCCCTTGCAGGAAAGGCCCAGCGCCTGCGGCCACTGTACCAGTACATCAACTATTGCAACCCTGAGCTGaaccaggcaggggagggggacaaGGAGGCCAAGGCTGAGCCGCAGCCTGAGGCGGAGCTGGCCCTGGTTCCTGAGGAGGCGGGTGTGGAGCAACTGCAGGCCTTGCTGCCCGTGCCAGGTGAGCTGGGCTCCGGCCTTGCCGTGCCCTGCCTCGATGCACTActggcccccacccctgctccggCTCCCATAGGAGAGGGCGCTGGAGAGGAGCCTGCGGGTTTGCCCAGCGTGGCGGCGACTGCCTGCCTCAAGGCCGAGGTGGACAAGTCAGCCCAGGTGGACATCGACAAGATGCTGAGTGTCTGCACGGCTCCACTTGTGCCCCCGCTCTCTCCTCAGTACAAGTGA
- the ACD gene encoding adrenocortical dysplasia protein homolog isoform X4 has product MAGSGSLVLRPWIRELILGSELLSSPRAGQLLKVLQDAEAPGPSRAPNVSDVETTLLVSDGTHSVRCLVTREALDTSDWEEKEFGFRGAEGRLLLLRNCRVCIQVSEGGMPAEFYLQVNRFSLLPTEQPRVWVMDCHQDSDVQKKLYDCLEDHLSECTSSNTGLSLSQLLDEVQEDQEHRGALVRLAESCLVLAGPCAAPSLTRWAASRCRALEETVYTVPSLLLHIPENEQQVLSSLGPGQRPQGTPVLPNHVPSHKGDTSTSLQPALPSATPDPVQEDNSQPLPAHCSAASPTLLPSSPPSSQAGSCSLLTCTPSLSPLSHVPLQHQAPVTRAQKPSLEFRELGLSTKNQQPSPRSRSTKGTQESCPVWAPPTRHRDGSAFQYKYQPPCSSLCAQVQATRLPPQLMAWALHFLTEPQLESEVTQV; this is encoded by the exons ATGGCAGGCTCGGGGAGCCTGGTCCTGAGGCCATGGATTCGAGAGCTGATCCTGGGGTCAGAGTTACTCTCAAGTCCACGGGCCGGGCAGCTGCTGAAG GTACTGCAGGACGCCGAGGCCCCGGGCCCATCCCGCGCCCCTAACGTGTCTGACGTCGAGACTACGCTGCTTGTGTCCGACGGGACCCACAGTGTCCGATGCCTGGTGACGCGGGAGGCGCTGGACACCTCGGACTG GGAAGAGAAGGAATTCGGATTCCGCGGAGCCGAGggccggctgctgctgctgcggaaCTGCAGGGTCTGCATCCAGGTCTCGGAGGGCGGCATG CCTGCGGAGTTTTACCTCCAGGTGAACCGCTTCAGCCTGCTGCCCACAGAGCAGCCCCGGGTGTGGGTGATGGATTG CCACCAGGACTCAGATGTGCAGAAAAAGCTCTATGACTGCCTTGA GGACCACCTTTCAGAGTGTACCTCTTCCAACACGG GCCTGTCCCTGTCTCAGCTTTTGGATGAGGTGCAGGAGGACCAGGAGCATCGGGGTGCGCTCGTTCGGTTGGCCGAGAGCTGCCTGGTGCTGGCAGGCCCCTGTGCAGCACCCTCTCTCACCCGCTGGGCTGCCTCACGCTGCAGGGCCCTG GAGGAAACCGTGTACACTGTCCCCAGCCTGTTGCTGCACATCCCCGAGAATGAGCAGCAAGTTCTGAGCTCTCTGGGCCCAGGTCAGAGGCCACAAG GGACACCTGTGTTACCCAACCACGTGCCATCACACAAAGGTGATACCAGCACCAGTcttcagcctgccctgccctcggCTACTCCAGACCCAGTGCAAGAGGACAAcagccagcccctgccagcccacTGCTCAGCTGCTAGCCCCACACTTCTTCCCAGCTCCCCACCATCCAGCCAAGCAGGCAGTTGCTCACTCCTGACCTGTACTCCCAGTCTCTCACCCCTTAGTCATGTCCCCCTTCAACACCAGGCCCCTGTGACCAGGGCCCAGAAACCTAGCCTGGAGTTCAGGGAGCTAGGTCTGTCCACCAAGAACCAACAGCCTTCTCCAAGGAGCAGATCCACCAAGGGGACCCAGGAGTCCTGTCCTGTGTGG GCTCCTCCAACAAGGCATCGTGATGGTTCTGCCTTCCAATATAAGTACCAGCCACCCTGTTCCTCCCTGTGTGCCCAGGTCCAAGCCACCAG GCTCCCTCCCCAGCTCATGGCCTGGGCCTTGCACTTTCTGACAGAGCCCCAGCTGGAGTCCGAAGTAACCCAGGTGTGA
- the ACD gene encoding adrenocortical dysplasia protein homolog isoform X5, with product MVSSKAALDGLLPVLSFTTPETTPELLQPAEFYLQVNRFSLLPTEQPRVWVMDCHQDSDVQKKLYDCLEDHLSECTSSNTGLSLSQLLDEVQEDQEHRGALVRLAESCLVLAGPCAAPSLTRWAASRCRALEETVYTVPSLLLHIPENEQQVLSSLGPGQRPQGLLVLTASQLVRVERAGPTAIPYFPGTPVLPNHVPSHKGDTSTSLQPALPSATPDPVQEDNSQPLPAHCSAASPTLLPSSPPSSQAGSCSLLTCTPSLSPLSHVPLQHQAPVTRAQKPSLEFRELGLSTKNQQPSPRSRSTKGTQESCPVWAPPTRHRDGSAFQYKYQPPCSSLCAQVQATRLPPQLMAWALHFLTEPQLESEVTQV from the exons ATGGTGAGTAGTAAGGCTGCCCTGGACGGGTTACTGCCCGTGCTCTCCTTCACAACTCCTGAGACCACCCCTGAACTCCTCCAGCCTGCGGAGTTTTACCTCCAGGTGAACCGCTTCAGCCTGCTGCCCACAGAGCAGCCCCGGGTGTGGGTGATGGATTG CCACCAGGACTCAGATGTGCAGAAAAAGCTCTATGACTGCCTTGA GGACCACCTTTCAGAGTGTACCTCTTCCAACACGG GCCTGTCCCTGTCTCAGCTTTTGGATGAGGTGCAGGAGGACCAGGAGCATCGGGGTGCGCTCGTTCGGTTGGCCGAGAGCTGCCTGGTGCTGGCAGGCCCCTGTGCAGCACCCTCTCTCACCCGCTGGGCTGCCTCACGCTGCAGGGCCCTG GAGGAAACCGTGTACACTGTCCCCAGCCTGTTGCTGCACATCCCCGAGAATGAGCAGCAAGTTCTGAGCTCTCTGGGCCCAGGTCAGAGGCCACAAG GCCTGCTGGTCCTCACAGCCTCTCAGCTGGTGCGAGTGGAGAGGGCTGGGCCTACAGCCATTCCCTACTTCCCAGGGACACCTGTGTTACCCAACCACGTGCCATCACACAAAGGTGATACCAGCACCAGTcttcagcctgccctgccctcggCTACTCCAGACCCAGTGCAAGAGGACAAcagccagcccctgccagcccacTGCTCAGCTGCTAGCCCCACACTTCTTCCCAGCTCCCCACCATCCAGCCAAGCAGGCAGTTGCTCACTCCTGACCTGTACTCCCAGTCTCTCACCCCTTAGTCATGTCCCCCTTCAACACCAGGCCCCTGTGACCAGGGCCCAGAAACCTAGCCTGGAGTTCAGGGAGCTAGGTCTGTCCACCAAGAACCAACAGCCTTCTCCAAGGAGCAGATCCACCAAGGGGACCCAGGAGTCCTGTCCTGTGTGG GCTCCTCCAACAAGGCATCGTGATGGTTCTGCCTTCCAATATAAGTACCAGCCACCCTGTTCCTCCCTGTGTGCCCAGGTCCAAGCCACCAG GCTCCCTCCCCAGCTCATGGCCTGGGCCTTGCACTTTCTGACAGAGCCCCAGCTGGAGTCCGAAGTAACCCAGGTGTGA
- the PARD6A gene encoding partitioning defective 6 homolog alpha isoform X2 — MARPQRTPARSPDSIVEVKSKFDAEFRRFALPRASVSGFQEFSRLLRAVHQIPGLDVLLGYTDAHGDLLPLTNDDSLHRALASGPPPLRLLVQKREADSTGLAFASNSLQRRKKGLLLRPVAPLRTRPPLLISLPRDFRQVSSVIDVDLLPETHRRVRLHKHGSDRPLGFYIRDGMSMRVAPQGLERVPGIFISRLVRGGLAESTGLLAVSDEILEVNGIEVAGKTLDQVTDMMVANSHNLIVTVKPANQRNNVVRGASGRLTGPSPVRPGPAEPDSDEDSSDLVTENRQPPCSNGLSQGPPCWDLDPSCLLPGAHNSLLSLDDREQAGSGWGSGTRGDGSGFSL, encoded by the exons atGGCCAGGCCGCAGAGGACTCCGGCGCGCAGCCCCGACAGCATCGTCGAGGTGAAGAGCAAA TTTGATGCCGAGTTCCGACGCTTCGCGCTGCCCCGCGCTTCGGTGAGCGGCTTCCAGGAGTTCTCGCGGTTGCTGCGTGCGGTGCACCAGATCCCGGGGCTGGACGTGCTGCTTGGCTATACGGATGCTCACGGTGACCTGCTTCCCCTCACCAACGACGACAGCCTGCACCGGGCCCTGGCCAGTGGGCCCCCGCCGCTGCGCCTACTGGTGCAGAAGCGGG AAGCTGACTCCACTGGCCTAGCTTTTGCCTCCAACTCTCTGCAGCGGCGCAAGAAAGGGCTCCTGCTGCGGCCCGTGGCACCCCTGCGCACCCGGCCTCCCCTGCTAATCAGCCTGCCCCGAGATTTCCGCCAGGTCTCCTCGGTCATAGATGTGGACCTACTGCCTGAGACGCACCGGCGGGTGCGGCTGCACAAGCACGGCTCCGACCGGCCCCTGGGCTTCTACATCAGAGATGGCATGAGCATGCGTGTGGCACCCCAGGGCCTGGAGCGGGTTCCGGGCATCTTCATCTCACGCCTGGTACGTGGGGGCCTGGCTGAGAGTACAGGGCTGCTGGCGGTCAGCGATGAGATCCTCGAGGTCAATGGCATTGAGGTGGCTGGGAAGACCTTGGACCAAGTGACAGACATGATGGTTGCCAACAGCCACAACCTCATTGTCACTGTCAAGCCTGCCAACCAGCGCAACAACGTGGTGCGAGGGGCCTCTGGGCGTCTGACAGGGCCTTCCCCTGTACGGCCTGGGCCTGCTGAGCCAGACAGTGATGAGGACAGCAGCGACCTGGTCACTGAGAACCGCCAGCCTCCCTGTTCCAATGGGCTGTCTCAGGGGCCCCCATGCTGGGACTTGGACCCCAGCTGCCTCCTTCCTGGTGCCCACAACTCTCTGCTCTCCCTGGATGACCGGGAGCAGGCTGGCTCTGGCTGGGGGAGCGGCACGCGAGGAGATGGCAGTGGCTTCAGCCTCTGA